The genomic DNA GGCTGGTTGAGTACGTATGGAATGTGCCGTGGGAAATGAAAAACTATCAGAATCGCGAAAAAGGGCTGCTGCGGTGCGCTCTGGCCGGGTTACTGCCTGATGAGGTACTATGGCGGCGGAAAAGCCCCTATCCCAAGACCCATAATCCGGCTTATCTGGATAAGGTGCGGGCCGAAGCGCTGGCACGCTTAAGCGACCCGGCATCACCGCTCAGGCCGCTGGTTGACGAAGCCAAAATCCGGGAAATGGCCCATTCCGATTTTGCTGTTTCGCCGCTGCCATGGTTTGGTCAGCTTATGGGCGGAGCCCAGCTCTTTGCTTATCTCATTCAGGTTGATACCTGGCTGCGGCATTACCGGGTCCAGGTGCGCTAGGCATGTCAGACGATACATTTTAGCTTAAAGTCCAGCGCGTCACAGGAAACGAGGTAGCAGGCGGCGCCGCCGAAAATACCGGTCGGCGCGGTGTGGATGGCTTCGTCATGGAGGTGGCCGAATACGCAGATTTCCACGCCGAACTCTTCCATAAGGTCGGTAAAGCCGCTCGGTTCATGGCGATCATTGACCGGCGGATAATGCAGCATCAGGATGTGGCGGCGGTAGCCGGCCTGGACGGCGGCGGTAAGGGTGGCGCGGACCCGGTTTAGCTCCCGTAGGTAGATAGGCATGTCCTCGGCTTCAATAAAAGAGCGGTCGCCGGGACAGGTCCATCCGCGGCTGCCGCAAATGGCAAAGGGACCGGCGGGTGTAAAGGTGTTGTGGAGAAAAGTGATTTGGCCGCCTACCACCCGCGTCATCTTGGAAACAGTCTGCCACCAATAATCATGATTGCCGCGCACGATGACCTTGCGGCCAGGCAAGGCGTCGATGGCCCGCAGGTCGGGCAGAGCTTCCTCCAGCTTCATGGCCCAGGAAATATCGCCAGGCAGGAGGACAATATCATCGGGCGTTACTTTTTCCAGCCAATCCGCTTTGATTTTCGTCCAGTGATCGTGCCAGTGTTCGCCGAACACCGACATGGGTTTGAACGGCGGGTCGCCGGAAAGATGCAAGTCGGAAATGGCAAAAATATGCATAGTGCTGTTCCTCTTAAAAACAAAGTTTTATGAATTTGG from Sporolituus thermophilus DSM 23256 includes the following:
- a CDS encoding metallophosphoesterase — protein: MHIFAISDLHLSGDPPFKPMSVFGEHWHDHWTKIKADWLEKVTPDDIVLLPGDISWAMKLEEALPDLRAIDALPGRKVIVRGNHDYWWQTVSKMTRVVGGQITFLHNTFTPAGPFAICGSRGWTCPGDRSFIEAEDMPIYLRELNRVRATLTAAVQAGYRRHILMLHYPPVNDRHEPSGFTDLMEEFGVEICVFGHLHDEAIHTAPTGIFGGAACYLVSCDALDFKLKCIV